Proteins encoded by one window of Rutidosis leptorrhynchoides isolate AG116_Rl617_1_P2 chromosome 7, CSIRO_AGI_Rlap_v1, whole genome shotgun sequence:
- the LOC139859996 gene encoding uncharacterized protein: protein MADHKYHPAFTVSNIKNHIPITLELNKSQYTTWAELFKITCTAFDVIDHINTPTQSSDSTVSVNSNTPDLATWNRLDAIVLNLMHGTVSLEVLNSIFESGSTAAKTWSRIQNLFQDNKSSRALYLNQQFTNIKLDNFPHVSAYCQELKSIADQLASVDDKVSDPKMVLQLIAGRGSNRGDYRGRNSNSRGRGRSYAQYNNPNWASQPPWNWQQAQQAQWNYPPPCPYPTSSWTRPVSNQPGLLGSRPTHAHSVSLETYVPTDIESAMHTMSLHPPEDTWYMDTRATSHMTSSSGNLNSYSPICLSKQVFVGNGQTIPIKGFGHTQLRYPSRTISLRNILHVPNIIKNLISVRCLPIDNNISSEFDPFGFTVKEFPKRKPILRCDSHGDLYPLTTSTLRQIKNHQSTFIALPSNLWHHRLGHPGANVLRSLRNNEFIQCVSQVEGIKLTSSSTQGNFSLTVEELVGLPSFWIQGSGVNKGKGIRLD, encoded by the exons ATGGCTGATCACAAATACCATCCTGCTTTCACTGTTTCAAACATCAAAAACCACATCCCTATTACACTAGAACTCAACAAATCACAATACACTACATGGGCAGAACTATTTAAAATAACCTGCACTGCCTTTGATGTCATCGACCATATCAACACTCCAACCCAATCGTCTGATTCCACTGTCTCTGTAAACTCAAACACTCCAGATCTCGCAACCTGGAATCGCCTAGATGCAATTGTTCTCAATTTGATGCATGGTACCGTATCACTTGAAGTACTCAATTCAATTTTCGAATCTGGTTCAACAGCTGCCAAAACCTGGTCACGAATTCAAAACCTCTTTCAAGACAACAAAAGTTCACGAGCACTATATCTAAATCAGCAATTTACCAACATCAAACTTGATAATTTCCCACACGTATCCGCTTATTGCCAAGAACTCAAATCAATTGCGGATCAATTAGCCAGCGTTGATGACAAAGTATCCGATCCCAAGATGGTTCTTCAATTAATCGCTG GTCGTGGATCTAACCGAGGAGACTATCGAGGTCGAAACTCAAACTCACGTGGAAGAGGTCGCAGTTACGCTCAATACAACAACCCTAATTGGGCCTCACAGCCTCCATGGAATTGGCAACAGGCCCAACAGGCTCAATGGAACTATCCTCCTCCTTGCCCTTATCCAACATCAAGCTGGACCCGGCCTGTTTCAAATCAACCAGGCTTATTGGGCTCCAGGCCTACGCATGCCCACTCCGTTTCTTTGGAAACTTATGTACCTACTGATATCGAAAGTGCAATGCACACAATGTCACTTCATCCACCTGAGGATACATGGTACATGGATACGAGAGCGACTTCACACATGACTTCTAGCTCAGGTAATCTAAACTCTTATTCTCCTATATGTTTGTCTAAACAGGTATTTGTAGGAAATGGCCAAACTATTCCAATCAAAGGTTTCGGTCATACTCAACTCCGTTACCCCTCACGAACTATATCCTTACGTAATATACTTCATGTTCCTAATATAATTAAAAATCTTATCTCTGTTCGTTGTTTACCTATTGACAATAACATTTCTTCAGAATTTGACccttttggttttactgtgaaggaaTTCCCGAAGCGCAAGCCCATCCTCCGATGTGATAGCCATGGCGACCTATATCCACTCACCACCTCCACGTTGCGCCAAATAAAGAATCATCAATCTACATTTATTGCTTTACCATCCAACTTATGGCATCATCGTCTAGGACATCCGGGCGCTAATGTTTTACGTTCACTTAGAAATAATGAATTTATTCAAT GTGTTAGTCAAGTAGAAGGAATCAAGTTAACAAGCTCCTCGACACAAG GTAATTTTTCATTGACAGTTGAAGAGCTTGTTGGCTTACCTTcgttttggatacaag gctccggcgtgaatAAAggcaagggcatacgtttggactag